In Oceanobacillus sp. FSL K6-2867, one DNA window encodes the following:
- a CDS encoding NAD-dependent deacetylase, with protein MQQLSYWQTLTEGASLSQADLLNQLIDEAEAIVIGIGAGMSAAAGFTYVGKRFTDAFPDFIAKYRFLDMLQASLFDFEDEQEYWAFQSRFSLLNFFDQPVGQAYVDLRLKMAGKNYHVITTNADNAFYAAEFDMDKVFRIQGEYGLWQCSEHCHQQTYHDEALIRKMVREQSDMKIPANLVPLCPKCGAGLEVNKRNEEKGMVEDGHFHEQKERYEQFLKENQDKKILFLEIGVGHTTPQFIKHPFQQMTEGNEKALFVTMNQKDYFIPHAIRPQTVRIDEDIAEVLHTISK; from the coding sequence ATGCAACAACTTTCATATTGGCAAACATTAACAGAGGGGGCATCATTGTCACAAGCTGATTTATTAAACCAACTAATAGATGAGGCTGAGGCAATTGTCATTGGAATTGGTGCAGGAATGTCTGCAGCGGCTGGCTTTACATATGTAGGTAAACGGTTTACGGACGCTTTTCCCGATTTTATTGCGAAGTATCGTTTTTTGGACATGTTACAAGCAAGTTTATTTGATTTCGAAGATGAACAAGAATACTGGGCTTTTCAAAGCCGTTTCAGCTTGTTGAATTTCTTTGATCAACCAGTAGGACAAGCATATGTCGACTTGCGACTTAAAATGGCAGGGAAAAATTATCATGTTATTACGACGAATGCCGATAATGCGTTTTATGCGGCTGAGTTCGATATGGATAAAGTGTTTCGCATTCAAGGGGAATACGGATTGTGGCAATGTTCGGAGCACTGTCATCAACAGACGTATCATGATGAAGCGCTAATTCGCAAAATGGTCCGGGAACAATCGGATATGAAGATACCTGCAAATTTAGTTCCGCTTTGTCCGAAATGTGGAGCCGGTTTGGAGGTTAATAAACGTAATGAAGAAAAGGGAATGGTTGAAGATGGTCATTTTCATGAACAGAAAGAACGTTATGAACAATTTCTGAAAGAAAATCAAGATAAGAAAATTTTATTTTTGGAAATTGGTGTGGGACATACAACCCCACAATTTATTAAACATCCTTTCCAACAAATGACGGAAGGGAATGAGAAGGCGTTGTTTGTGACGATGAATCAAAAAGATTATTTCATACCACATGCAATTCGTCCACAAACAGTACGAATTGATGAGGATATTGCTGAAGTATTACATACAATTAGCAAGTGA
- a CDS encoding protein-ADP-ribose hydrolase, translating to MDQEARLDYLIDYLWSENPQANEQMVQYKRDTVEEKIALFRGLCNIRQPEPISEQFVKVQDAFLTQWNNERHITSLHDLDAVQQQLYLWQGDIASLKVDAIVNAANSEFLGCMQANHGCIDNIIHTRAGVQLRLDCDELIKAQGRKEPIGKAKITKAYNLPSDYIIHTVGPFIDQRGVSPLREQLLAMSYNSCLALADEHQLDSLAFCCISTGEFNFPNQHAAEIAIQTVKEYIRNTGSKLHIIFNVFKDEDLQIYQSLLVRKE from the coding sequence ATGGATCAAGAAGCTAGATTGGATTATTTAATTGATTATTTATGGAGTGAGAACCCGCAAGCTAATGAACAAATGGTGCAATATAAAAGGGATACTGTAGAAGAAAAAATAGCGTTGTTTCGAGGGCTCTGTAATATTCGACAGCCTGAACCAATCTCGGAACAATTCGTTAAAGTTCAAGATGCTTTCTTAACACAATGGAATAACGAACGACACATAACCTCATTGCACGATTTAGATGCTGTTCAGCAGCAGCTTTATTTATGGCAAGGTGATATTGCGAGTCTAAAAGTTGACGCAATCGTTAATGCGGCTAATAGTGAGTTTTTGGGCTGCATGCAAGCAAACCATGGTTGTATTGACAATATTATTCATACCCGTGCAGGGGTGCAATTGCGCTTGGATTGTGATGAACTCATAAAAGCACAAGGTCGCAAAGAGCCAATCGGGAAGGCGAAAATTACGAAGGCTTACAATTTACCATCAGATTATATTATTCATACTGTTGGACCATTTATCGACCAGCGTGGAGTCTCGCCGTTAAGAGAGCAATTACTGGCCATGTCTTATAATTCTTGTTTAGCATTAGCGGATGAGCATCAATTAGACAGCCTTGCTTTCTGCTGTATCTCTACAGGTGAATTTAATTTTCCTAATCAACATGCAGCTGAAATTGCGATTCAAACAGTGAAAGAATATATAAGAAATACCGGATCAAAGCTTCATATCATCTTTAATGTATTTAAAGATGAGGACTTACAAATCTATCAGTCATTATTAGTGAGGAAAGAATAG
- a CDS encoding glycine cleavage system protein H: MKKRGNFLFIERNDDVYTLSMTPELQDDIGTVGFVEYMNGDTLNVDDTILNIEASKTVIDVASPLAGKIVVRNEAAISEPTLLNSAKTEENWVVKLTDVDEEAFNQLEEA, translated from the coding sequence ATGAAAAAACGAGGGAATTTTTTATTTATAGAAAGAAATGATGACGTGTACACGTTAAGTATGACACCAGAATTGCAAGATGATATTGGTACAGTTGGATTTGTAGAATATATGAATGGAGATACACTTAATGTGGATGATACCATTTTAAACATAGAAGCTTCAAAAACTGTTATTGATGTGGCTTCTCCATTAGCAGGCAAAATCGTCGTGCGCAATGAAGCTGCAATAAGTGAACCAACCCTTCTGAACTCAGCCAAAACGGAAGAAAATTGGGTAGTAAAATTAACAGATGTGGATGAAGAAGCATTTAACCAACTAGAAGAAGCTTAA
- a CDS encoding NADH-dependent flavin oxidoreductase, whose translation MKTTKQYSPLFKTIILPNGMELDNRFVLSPMITNSSTIEGYVTKEDLAYAERRACSAPLQITGAAYIEEYGQLFEYGFSIDDDRSIEGLKQLAQTMKKDGSKAIIQLTHAGRFSKISLKDFGVVYGPSKMKLKSPVEHTVLPMSKRKIEHVITQYADATRRAIKAGFDGVEISSAQRLLIQTFFSTYSNQRDDEYGVQNIENRSRFGIEVMKAVQKVIAEEAPADFILGFRGTPEETRGNEIGYSVEDFLYFMDRIMEVANIQYLATASWGRNIYKQTIRQGKFKDEFMNQVVYEHINGRVPVMATGGINSPEKALEAFQFSDMVGMSTPFVTEPDFVMKLKDGREDEINLGFSKEELADLAIPERAFKDIVELMDIGGSLSEEARHELRKLYK comes from the coding sequence ATGAAGACAACAAAACAATACAGTCCTTTATTTAAGACAATCATTCTACCAAATGGTATGGAATTAGATAATCGCTTTGTCCTATCCCCGATGATCACGAATTCTTCAACTATTGAGGGTTATGTTACCAAGGAAGATTTGGCATATGCAGAACGACGTGCTTGTTCCGCCCCCCTACAAATTACAGGTGCTGCTTATATTGAAGAATATGGACAATTGTTTGAATATGGCTTCAGTATCGATGATGATCGTAGCATCGAAGGACTCAAACAACTTGCTCAAACGATGAAAAAGGACGGCTCTAAAGCAATTATTCAATTAACGCATGCCGGTCGTTTTTCCAAAATATCACTTAAAGATTTCGGTGTTGTTTATGGTCCAAGTAAAATGAAGTTGAAGAGTCCCGTTGAACATACCGTCTTACCAATGTCCAAACGCAAAATCGAGCATGTTATTACCCAATATGCTGATGCAACACGTCGTGCGATTAAAGCCGGTTTTGATGGAGTTGAAATTTCAAGTGCTCAGCGTTTACTAATTCAAACGTTCTTTTCCACTTATTCTAACCAGCGTGATGATGAATACGGTGTCCAAAACATTGAAAATCGTTCACGTTTTGGTATCGAAGTGATGAAGGCTGTTCAGAAAGTGATTGCTGAAGAAGCACCAGCTGACTTTATTCTCGGGTTTAGGGGCACACCAGAAGAAACGCGCGGTAATGAAATTGGCTACAGTGTAGAAGACTTTCTTTATTTCATGGATCGAATCATGGAAGTAGCAAACATCCAATATTTAGCTACTGCAAGCTGGGGCAGGAACATTTATAAACAAACGATTCGCCAAGGTAAATTTAAAGATGAATTTATGAATCAAGTTGTGTACGAACATATCAATGGTCGTGTTCCAGTTATGGCCACTGGTGGCATCAACTCACCAGAAAAGGCACTAGAAGCCTTCCAATTTTCTGATATGGTTGGTATGTCTACACCTTTTGTTACCGAACCTGATTTTGTTATGAAGTTAAAAGATGGCCGGGAGGATGAGATTAACTTAGGTTTTTCTAAAGAAGAGCTGGCCGATTTAGCGATTCCCGAAAGAGCCTTTAAAGACATTGTTGAATTAATGGATATCGGCGGATCCCTTTCGGAAGAAGCCCGTCATGAACTACGTAAATTATACAAATAG